The Prochlorococcus marinus XMU1408 region CCTCGCTTAAGACAGAAACTCTCATTGAGTCTTTGTCACTAAAAGGCTTATTAAAATTTTTAGCTGAGCTAGTTTTTTGCTCTTTTCTATTCATTTTCTTTTTGATTTTCTTCTTGTTTTGGTGGAAGTAGGGTTAGATCAATTTCACCAGGTGTGGGGCAAAATAATTCAGCACATAAACCTTTAGCAAAAAATCTTCCTAACCGCTCTTTTTTATCATTCCATCTTTCTAAAGGTACGCCAGCCATTTCAAACCTCATTCGTAAGCCATAATTACCATCTTTAACTAATTCTTCTATTTCAATTAGTTGGGGTGGATTATCGATATCCCAAAGCTTTAATACTCTAAGTGATGCTTCAAGCTGGCAAGATTGCCCATAACGCCA contains the following coding sequences:
- a CDS encoding DUF2854 domain-containing protein, translated to MNKLLSPGNLITIGGASLSLIGLTAYFTDATNLSVPTFFYGVPIFLIGISLKTTEVPPALRVVSANKFAKEREKGPEELGKLIKDVTRWRYGQSCQLEASLRVLKLWDIDNPPQLIEIEELVKDGNYGLRMRFEMAGVPLERWNDKKERLGRFFAKGLCAELFCPTPGEIDLTLLPPKQEENQKENE